From the genome of Penaeus chinensis breed Huanghai No. 1 chromosome 37, ASM1920278v2, whole genome shotgun sequence, one region includes:
- the LOC125045499 gene encoding snurportin-1-like isoform X2, which translates to MEDLLNNLTGVAVTEHPNTPYAEHPYFALYKAKRTGSSQEERRKRVLEARKEARYDLVNHLRNIEEENAGSEASSSDDSMEYKKERVCYKKPKKYRNFLMLSEWLVDVPEDFATSYLSVLCPVGKRSLIVSAMGRTRAYTKAGIMVNQFPSLLPGGCYHSKRKGYALLDCIWSEKEKTFFILDLVVWLNQSIMECETLFRFEWLKSRMLEETPDAAEISKYNPYRFVPLPYYDCSPQTLTRLVNEPLPFPVPLDGILFYHKESHYTHGPTPLVGWLKAYMFPEILGINQVEQVHLSQRPAKYISLPAHIQYGKDKQQEKQEALNRKMEVSAENKKNPKVKSKKVKDAKDNKGNNLEMMMEVSSENSKNQKKKKKEKNKESSGNQIEAMTS; encoded by the exons ATGGAAGACTTGTTAAACAACCTCACTGGGGTTGCAGTGACAGAACACCCGAACACCCCTTATGCAGAACACCCTTATTTTGCTCTGTATAAAGCCAAGCGAACAGGTTCCTcccaggaagagagaagaaaaagagttcTAGAAGCAAGGAAGGA GGCGAGATATGATCTTGTCAATCACTTGCGTAATATTGAAGAAGAAAATGCTGGCTCAGAGGCTAGTTCTTCAGATGATAGCATGGAATATAAAAAG GAAAGGGTATGTTATAAGAAGCCCAAAAAATACCGCAACTTCCTCATGTTGAGTGAATGGTTGGTTGATGTTCCAGAGGACTTTGCCACATCATACCTCTCAGTGTTATGTCCTGTTGGGAAAAGGAGTCTTATTGTGTCAGCTATG GGCAGAACACGAGCCTATACCAAAGCAGGGATAATGGTTAACCAGTTCCCTTCCCTGCTGCCTGGGGGTTGCTACCACAGCAAGAGAAAGGGCTATGCATTGCTTGACTGTATTTGgtcggagaaagagaaaaccttCTTTATACTGGATCTTGTTGTGTGGCTGAACCAATCTATTATGGAGTGCGAG ACATTGTTCAGATTTGAATGGCTGAAATCAAGGATGTTAGAGGAGACACCTGATGCCGCTGAAATATCCAAATACAATCCCTACAG ATTTGTACCCTTGCCCTATTACGACTGCTCACCACAGACCCTAACCAGGCTAGTCAACGAACCCCTGCCCTTCCCTGTGCCTCTCGACGGCATCCTGTTTTACCATAAGGAGAGCCATTACACCCATGGTCCAACCCCACTTGTGGGTTGGCTCAAGGCCTATATGTTCCCTGAGATTTTAG gTATAAACCAAGTCGAACAGGTGCACCTATCACAAAGGCCAGCCAAATACATTAGCCTTCCCGCCCACATTCAGTATGGCAAGGACAAACAACAGGAGAAGCAGGAGGCATTAAacagaaag ATGGAGGTTTCAGCTGAGAATAAAAAGAATCCAAAAGTGAAATCCAAGAAGGTCAAAGATGCCAAAGACAACAAGGGAAACAACTTAGAAATGATG ATGGAAGTGTCCTCCGAGAACAgcaaaaatcaaaagaagaaaaagaaagaaaaaaataaagaaagctcCGGGAACCAAATAGAAGCAATgacttcataa
- the LOC125045499 gene encoding snurportin-1-like isoform X1: MEDLLNNLTGVAVTEHPNTPYAEHPYFALYKAKRTGSSQEERRKRVLEARKEARYDLVNHLRNIEEENAGSEASSSDDSMEYKKERVCYKKPKKYRNFLMLSEWLVDVPEDFATSYLSVLCPVGKRSLIVSAMGRTRAYTKAGIMVNQFPSLLPGGCYHSKRKGYALLDCIWSEKEKTFFILDLVVWLNQSIMECETLFRFEWLKSRMLEETPDAAEISKYNPYRFVPLPYYDCSPQTLTRLVNEPLPFPVPLDGILFYHKESHYTHGPTPLVGWLKAYMFPEILGINQVEQVHLSQRPAKYISLPAHIQYGKDKQQEKQEALNRKMEISTENNKSPKENSKKVRDVKENQENTSDMMEVSAENKKNPKVKSKKVKDAKDNKGNNLEMMMEVSSENSKNQKKKKKEKNKESSGNQIEAMTS, translated from the exons ATGGAAGACTTGTTAAACAACCTCACTGGGGTTGCAGTGACAGAACACCCGAACACCCCTTATGCAGAACACCCTTATTTTGCTCTGTATAAAGCCAAGCGAACAGGTTCCTcccaggaagagagaagaaaaagagttcTAGAAGCAAGGAAGGA GGCGAGATATGATCTTGTCAATCACTTGCGTAATATTGAAGAAGAAAATGCTGGCTCAGAGGCTAGTTCTTCAGATGATAGCATGGAATATAAAAAG GAAAGGGTATGTTATAAGAAGCCCAAAAAATACCGCAACTTCCTCATGTTGAGTGAATGGTTGGTTGATGTTCCAGAGGACTTTGCCACATCATACCTCTCAGTGTTATGTCCTGTTGGGAAAAGGAGTCTTATTGTGTCAGCTATG GGCAGAACACGAGCCTATACCAAAGCAGGGATAATGGTTAACCAGTTCCCTTCCCTGCTGCCTGGGGGTTGCTACCACAGCAAGAGAAAGGGCTATGCATTGCTTGACTGTATTTGgtcggagaaagagaaaaccttCTTTATACTGGATCTTGTTGTGTGGCTGAACCAATCTATTATGGAGTGCGAG ACATTGTTCAGATTTGAATGGCTGAAATCAAGGATGTTAGAGGAGACACCTGATGCCGCTGAAATATCCAAATACAATCCCTACAG ATTTGTACCCTTGCCCTATTACGACTGCTCACCACAGACCCTAACCAGGCTAGTCAACGAACCCCTGCCCTTCCCTGTGCCTCTCGACGGCATCCTGTTTTACCATAAGGAGAGCCATTACACCCATGGTCCAACCCCACTTGTGGGTTGGCTCAAGGCCTATATGTTCCCTGAGATTTTAG gTATAAACCAAGTCGAACAGGTGCACCTATCACAAAGGCCAGCCAAATACATTAGCCTTCCCGCCCACATTCAGTATGGCAAGGACAAACAACAGGAGAAGCAGGAGGCATTAAacagaaag ATGGAGATTTCAACCGAGAATAACAAAAGTCCAAAAGAGAACAGTAAGAAGGTCAGAGATGTGAAAGAAAACCAGGAAAATACCTCGGACATG ATGGAGGTTTCAGCTGAGAATAAAAAGAATCCAAAAGTGAAATCCAAGAAGGTCAAAGATGCCAAAGACAACAAGGGAAACAACTTAGAAATGATG ATGGAAGTGTCCTCCGAGAACAgcaaaaatcaaaagaagaaaaagaaagaaaaaaataaagaaagctcCGGGAACCAAATAGAAGCAATgacttcataa